One stretch of Cygnus olor isolate bCygOlo1 chromosome 1, bCygOlo1.pri.v2, whole genome shotgun sequence DNA includes these proteins:
- the KCTD12 gene encoding LOW QUALITY PROTEIN: BTB/POZ domain-containing protein KCTD12 (The sequence of the model RefSeq protein was modified relative to this genomic sequence to represent the inferred CDS: deleted 2 bases in 1 codon) — translation MALADSARGLPNGGGVSPAAGSGAAAAAGGPGGWSSFPEIVELNVGGQVYVTRRCTVVSVRDSLLWRMFSQQQPSELPRDSKGRFFLDRDGFLFRYILDYLRDLQLVLPEHFPERSRLQREAEYFQLPDLARRLAQARAAAAARPAALHRDGSLCADEPPPALLGYLEAEPADGGGGGGTAVGASAPSPTASRSPSGGPLLTPSQSLDGAAGRRSGYITIGYRGSYTIGREAQADAKFRRVARITVCGKTALAKEVFGETLNESRDPDRPPERYTARYYLKFNFLEQAFDRLSEAGFRMAACSSTGTCAFAPEQGGPADDKIWTSYTEYVFCRD, via the exons ATGGCCCTGGCGGACAGCGCCCGCGGGCTGCCCAACGGCGGCGGCGTCTcgccggcggcggggagcggggcggcggcggcggcgggcggtcCGGGCGGCTGGTCGTCCTTCCCAGAGATCGTGGAGCTGAACGTGGGCGGGCAGGTGTACGTGACGCGGCGCTGCACCGTGGTGTCGGTGCGCGACTCGCTGCTCTGGCGCATGTTctcgcagcagcagcccagcgaGCTGCCCCGGGACAGCAAGGGCCGCTTCTTCCTCGACCGCGACGGCTTCCTCTTCCGCTACATCCTGGACTACCTGCGGgacctgcagctggtgctgcccGAGCACTTCCCCGAGCGCAGCCGCCTGCAGCGGGAGGCCGAGTACTTCCAGCTGCCCGACCTGGCGCGCCGACTGGCGCAGGCacgggccgccgccgccgcccgccccgccgccctgcACCGCGACGGCTCGCTGTGCGCCGACGAGCCGCCGCCGGCGCTGCTCGGCTACCTGGAGGCCGAGCCGGCCGACGGAGGGGGCGGCGGAGGCACCGCCGTCGGGGCGTCCGCGCCGTCGCCCACCGCCAGCCGCAGCCCCTCGGGCGGGCCGCTGCTGACGCCCTCGCAGTCGCTGGacggggcggccgggcggcgctCCGGGTACATCACCATCGGCTACCGCGGCTCCTACACCATCGGCAGGGAGGCGCAGGCCGACGCCAAGTTCCGCCGGGTGGCGCGGATCACCGTGTGCGGCAAGACGGCGCTGGCCAAGGAGGTCTTCGGCGAGACGCTCAACGAGAGCCGCGACCCCGACCGC CCCCCCGAGCGCTACACCGCCCGCTACTACCTCAAGTTCAACTTTCTCGAGCAAGCCTTCGACCGCCTCTCCGAGGCAGGCTTCCGCATGGCCGCCTGCTCTTCCACCGGCACCTGCGCCTTCGCCCCCGAGCAGGGCGGCCCCGCCGACGACAAGATCTGGACCAGCTACACCGAGTACGTCTTCTGCCGGGACTGA